Proteins encoded by one window of Aspergillus puulaauensis MK2 DNA, chromosome 4, nearly complete sequence:
- the NBP2 gene encoding adaptor protein NBP2 (COG:T;~EggNog:ENOG410PKCU;~InterPro:IPR001452,IPR036028;~PFAM:PF07653,PF00018,PF14604;~go_function: GO:0005515 - protein binding [Evidence IEA]), translating into MTATMTTTTSPPPSQQAVSSPNLTVLPPLVTDTPVRLSTRQRSSSYGKDRLSTFSNLSVASQNRSRPGSHVFPIFHSSLPYALVRDFAYPTIHPFHYGPLPLSASGLSSPVSEHRRLSDPPASWDSSRGQWSTQPWGTDSGHGHQQLPAMSFGDGPPYSEDEDLHSPVFSAPRHRKNKSTGTDVNGGADRLSGGNTYSRHLSVTGDNERGTLVSMNADGSETYYVNDEDADDDGPGGDLVTYPPNESRFTYIGSYNDPGYGRQPGLDSEGTHRYSREFQFSVGCPDEEMHGKAVALFDFTREHENELPLAEGQVIFVSYRHGQGWLVAEDPRTGESGLVPEEFVRLVRDIEGGLTSLNGEAEAEYGEDYPSPDSTDSSQQEMTPTTHSAANGESALHDALMRDAPSGNEKETNTTAPSETEQAPEGKQ; encoded by the coding sequence ATGACTGCCACTATGACTACTAcaacctcccctcctccttcacaGCAAGCTGTTTCGTCTCCTAACCTCACGGTTTTGCCTCCCCTTGTCACCGACACACCTGTCAGATTGTCGACTCGCCAGCGATCCTCCTCGTACGGAAAGGACCGCCTCTCCACATTTTCTAACCTTTCCGTAGCTTCTCAAAATCGGTCGCGCCCTGGGTCACATGTTTTCCCTATATTCCATTCCAGCTTGCCCTACGCTTTGGTCCGGGATTTCGCATATCCTACCATTCACCCTTTCCACTACGGCCCGCTCCCGCTTTCTGCATCTGGGCTCTCGAGTCCAGTAAGCGAACACCGGCGGTTATCTGACCCCCCAGCGTCGTGGGATAGCTCACGTGGCCAATGGTCAACACAACCATGGGGTACCGACTCCGGCCATGGacaccagcagcttccagCCATGTCCTTTGGCGATGGGCCGCCGTAtagcgaagacgaagaccTACACAGTCCTGTCTTTTCTGCGCCCCGTCATCGCAAGAACAAGTCGACCGGGACGGACGTGAACGGTGGAGCGGATAGACTCTCCGGTGGGAACACTTACTCCCGCCATTTGAGTGTGACTGGGGATAATGAGCGCGGAACCTTGGTCAGCATGAACGCGGATGGGAGTGAGACCTACTACGTcaatgatgaagatgccgacgacgatggtCCAGGAGGCGACCTTGTCACTTACCCTCCGAATGAGAGCCGATTTACCTACATTGGCTCATATAATGATCCTGGATATGGCCGACAGCCAGGGCTCGACTCTGAAGGGACTCATCGCTACTCGCGCGAGTTTCAGTTCTCAGTTGGATGCCCGGACGAAGAGATGCATGGAAAGGCGGTTGCGCTCTTCGACTTCACGCGAGAGCACGAGAACGAGCTCCCACTAGCTGAGGGCCAAGTTATCTTTGTTTCCTACCGCCATGGCCAAGGATGGTTGGTCGCGGAGGATCCTCGAACCGGGGAGAGTGGATTGGTCCCAGAGGAGTTTGTCCGTCTAGTCCGCGACATTGAGGGCGGCCTAACCTCGTTAAATggcgaagccgaagctgaaTATGGGGAAGACTACCCGAGCCCAGACTCAACGGACTCCTCCCAGCAGGAGATGACGCCGACTACCCATTCGGCAGCTAACGGGGAGTCCGCACTGCATGATGCCTTGATGAGGGATGCTCCCAGCGGTAACGAAAAGGAAACAAACACAACAGCTCCCTCAGAGACGGAGCAAGCTCCCGAGGGGAAGCAATGA